In a single window of the Elaeis guineensis isolate ETL-2024a chromosome 4, EG11, whole genome shotgun sequence genome:
- the LOC140857249 gene encoding uncharacterized protein: MCGRCVRARIVVECNQLGQPIKKAACLLTSFLGTVARRPQLCPLGYAKWNDMLPTYKVELLRVIESKFVLPPSTHDFVMKSLNRKWKEYRAQLKKDYMRQGMTEEEVARNCPPDVPPHQWMELVHYWFSERAQTYSAIGRAARAAQSVPHTSGSKSYARLRQEFVDEHGREPGQVEFYRMTHTHQDGTFVRDESRDLYERATSLIAERDDESAASTQQSRIEAEVFTELMGPERYGRVRGYGVGVTPTQLSEVSRYTQHAAADAQDSRVRRLEAEIQEIRQSRAAEMEEMRQSRAEMQAMRGQIDRLHLY; this comes from the exons atgtgtggcagatgcgtgagggcgagaattgttgtggagtgcaatcagctaggtcagccaattaagaaagctgcctgcttattgacttcatttttggggactgttgctcggaggcctcagctatgtccgttgggctatgcaaaatggaatgacatgcttccaacgtacaaagttgagctcctccgagttatagag agcaagtttgttctccctccatccactcatgattttgtaatgaagtctctcaaccgcaaatggaaagaatatagagcacaattgaagaaggactatatgagacagggtatgacagaggaggaggttgctaggaattgtcctcctgatgtaccccctcatcagtggatggagttggttcattattggttctccgagagggcacag acttattctgctattggtagagctgcacgagcagctcagtctgttcctcatacatcggggtcgaagagttatgcacgactccgacaggagttt gtggatgagcatgggagggaacccggacaagtggagttttaccggatgactcatactcatcaggatggtacttttgttcgagatgagtcgagagatttatat gagagggctacatctctcattgcggagcgtgacgacgagtccgcagcatctacgcagcagagccgtatcgaggccgaggtgttcacagagttgatgggaccagagcgctacggccgagtgaggggttatggagtaggagtcacccccactcagttatctgaggttagtagatatacgcagcatgctgcagcagatgctcaggattcacgcgttcgcagactcgaggcggagatacaggagattagacagagtcgtgccgctgagatggaggagatgcgacagagccgtgccgagatgcaggccatgaggggacagattgatcgcttacatctttattag
- the LOC140857248 gene encoding uncharacterized protein, producing MAAGRREERRVGGEGKMAWTARVGIDGRGSRGERRTVVRRGRWIRVDRGCGAGGGDGPGSAERNGWKLKGRRGVAIYASLWCGRDHGVVTGGGYGSGGGVGAGYGAGGEHGGGYGGGGGGGSGGGYGVGEYAGVGEHGGGYGTGGGSGGGAGYGAGGEHGGGYGGGGGTGGGAGYGAGDEHSGGYGGGGGTGGGAGYGAGGEHGGGYGGGGGTGGGAGYGAGGENGGGYGGGGGTGGGAGYGAGGENGGGYGGGGGTGGGAGYGGGGEHGGGYKGGSGTGGGAGYGAGGGHGGGYGGGSGTGGGAGYGAGGEHGGGYGGGSGTGSGAGSSAGGAHGGGYGAGDGTGGGSGYGAGGAHGGGYGGGGGTGGGAGYGAGGEHSGGYGGGGGNGGGAGYGAGGEHGGGYGGGGGTGSGAGYGAGGEHGGGYGGGGGTGVVLVGKMAVVLVGKMAAVLVVVLVAVLVLVAVLATVLVESMVVVMVVGVVLGVVPVMVPVESMVLAMEVVVVRGVVLGMELVASMVVALEVVVVVVAAVAMVQEASMVAVTVVVMEVVVVPGMVLGKNTAGVMEAAEVEVLDVEPAMVLVESMTVDMVVAEELVVVLGLVVLVATEAAQLVAVVPEVGMGVATEATFLKKAFKMRRYHSVIYL from the exons ATGGCTGCCGGGagaagggaggagaggagggTCGGTGGGGAGGGGAAGATGGCTTGGACCGCACGGGTGGGCATCGACGGacgcggcagcagaggggagcggcgGACGGTGGTGAGGCGTGGACGGTGGATACGCGTGGACAGAGGGTGTGGTGCCGGTGGCGGAGATGGGCCGGGGTCGGCGGAGAGGAATGGATGGAAACTAAAggggcggcg TGGGGTGGCAATTTACGCCTCGTTATGGTGCGGTAGGGACCATGGGGTTGTCACGGGTGGTGGCTATGGTAGTGGTGGTGGAGTTGGTGCCGGCTATGGAGCCGGTGGGGAGCATGGAGGTGGCTATGGTGGCGGTGGCGGGGGCGGCTCTGGTGGTGGGTATGGAGTTGGAGAATATGCTGGTGTAGGTGAGCATGGAGGTGGGTATGGTACTGGTGGAGGAAGTGGCGGCGGTGCTGGCTATGGTGCTGGTGGTGAGCATGGCGGTGGCTATGGAGGTGGTGGAGGAACTGGCGGCGGTGCTGGATATGGTGCTGGTGACGAGCATAGCGGTGGCTATGGAGGTGGTGGTGGAACTGGTGGCGGTGCTGGATATGGTGCTGGTGGCGAGCATGGCGGTGGCTATGGAGGTGGCGGCGGAACCGGTGGCGGCGCTGGCTATGGTGCTGGTGGTGAGAATGGCGGTGGCTATGGAGGTGGCGGCGGAACCGGTGGCGGCGCTGGCTATGGTGCTGGTGGTGAGAATGGCGGTGGCTATGGAGGTGGCGGCGGCACTGGCGGTGGTGCTGGCTATGGTGGTGGTGGCGAGCATGGGGGTGGCTATAAAGGTGGTAGCGGAACTGGTGGCGGTGCTGGCTATGGTGCCGGTGGTGGGCATGGCGGTGGCTATGGAGGTGGCAGCGGCACTGGCGGCGGTGCTGGCTATGGTGCTGGTGGTGAGCATGGGGGTGGCTATGGAGGTGGCAGCGGCACTGGCAGTGGTGCTGGCTCTAGTGCTGGTGGTGCGCATGGCGGTGGCTATGGAGCTGGTGACGGCACCGGTGGCGGTTCTGGCTATGGTGCTGGTGGTGCGCATGGCGGTGGCTATGGAGGTGGTGGCGGAACAGGTGGGGGTGCTGGCTATGGTGCTGGTGGTGAGCATAGCGGTGGCTATGGAGGTGGAGGCGGCAATGGCGGCGGTGCTGGCTATGGTGCCGGTGGTGAGCATGGCGGTGGCTACGGAGGTGGCGGCGGGACTGGCAGCGGAGCTGGCTATGGTGCCGGTGGTGAGCATGGGGGTGGCTATGGAGGTGGTGGAGGAACTGGCGTGGTGCTGGTGGGGAAGATGGCGGTGGTGCTGGTCGGGAAGATGGCGGCGGTGCTGGTGGTGGTTCTGGTGGCGGTGCTGGTTCTGGTGGCAGTGCTGGCTACGGTGCTGGTGGAGAGCATGGTGGTGGTTATGGTGGTGGGGGTGGTACTGGGGGTGGTGCCGGTTATGGTGCCGGTGGAGAGCATGGTGCTGGCTATGGAGGTGGTGGTGGTACGGGGGGTGGTGCTGGGTATGGAGCTGGTGGCGAGCATGGTGGTGGCTTTGGAGGTGGTGGTGGTAGTGGTAGCGGCGGTGGCTATGGTGCAGGAGGCGAGCATGGTGGCGGTTACGGTGGTGGTGATGGAAGTGGTGGTGGTGCCGGGTATGGTGCTGGGGAAGAACACGGCGGGGGTTATGGAAGCGGCGGAGGTGGAGGTGCTGGACGTGGAGCCGGCTATGGTGCTGGTGGAGAGCATGACGGTGGATATGGTGGTGGCGGAGGAGCTGGTGGTGGTTCTGGGTTTGGTGGTGCTGGTGGCTACGGAGGCGGCACAGTTGGTGGCGGTGGTGCCGGAGGTGGGTATGGGGGTGGCCACGGAGGCTACGTTCCTTAAGAAGGCCTTTAAAATGAGAAGATATCACTCTGTCATCTACTTATGA